The sequence GATGCTCCAGCGCCTTTTCCCCCAGGCCCTTGGCGTAGGGCGGATCGAGGAAGGCGAGGTCGAAGGCCGCGCCGTCGGAGCTCGGGCGAGGTCCTAGATCAGTCGCGTCACGCCGATGCACCCGGGTCCGCCCGAACAGCTCGCCCTTGGCGCCAAGGGCCTCGACATTGTCGCGGATCGCCCCGCGCGCGGCGGCGTCGGTCTCGACGAACAGGCAGAAGGCGGCCCCACGCGACAGGGCCTCCAGCCCCAGGGCGCCGGAACCGGCGAACAGGTCCATCACTCGCAGCCCCTGCAGCCCCGGCGACCAGGGCGCGTGCACCAGCACGTTGAACAACGCTTCGCGCGCCCGATCCGAAGTCGGCCGCGTGCCCTGCCCTTCGGGCGCCGTGATGGCGCGCCCGCGATAGGCGCCAGCGACTATGCGCATTTGGTCCGCCCGCGCCCGAAATCGGCCATTGCGGCGCGGCGGGCTGAGCCTGATAATTTCCCGGCGTCGGTGGGAAGGATCGACATGGTGCGCAGCGTCCTGGGCTTAGTCGTGGCCGCCGTCCTGGCCTCGGCCGGCAGGGCTGCGTCTCTACAGCCCGCCCCGCCGCCCGTCGAGGACTATGGCCGCCTGCCGGCCATCGAGTTCGTCA is a genomic window of Phenylobacterium montanum containing:
- the rsmD gene encoding 16S rRNA (guanine(966)-N(2))-methyltransferase RsmD; its protein translation is MRIVAGAYRGRAITAPEGQGTRPTSDRAREALFNVLVHAPWSPGLQGLRVMDLFAGSGALGLEALSRGAAFCLFVETDAAARGAIRDNVEALGAKGELFGRTRVHRRDATDLGPRPSSDGAAFDLAFLDPPYAKGLGEKALEHLVAGGWLAPGALVVFERGADEAELEAPGFERLDDRRYGAARVLFLKAP